From one Streptomyces sp. ICC1 genomic stretch:
- a CDS encoding pirin family protein translates to MPAVTVENPLTLPRVAEPAQETTTARKVLAVTTAPGGFEGEGFPVRRAFAGINYQYLDPFIMMDQMGEVEYAPGEPKGTPWHPHRGFETVTYLIDGTFVHQDSNGGGGVINGGDTQWMTAGSGLLHIEAPPEALVVSGGLFHGLQLWVNLPASDKMMPPRYQDIGGGQVQLLSTPDGGALLRVIAGELDGHQGPGITHTPITMIHATVTPGARLTLPWREDFNALAYVLAGRGSVGEDRRPIHTGQTAVFGEGGSLTLRADEAQDSNAPDLEIVLLGGRPIREPMAHYGPFVMNSKHELQQAFDDFQAGRLGRIPTTARTGLGHRGTGEAAQD, encoded by the coding sequence ATGCCTGCAGTGACTGTGGAGAACCCGTTGACGCTCCCGCGCGTCGCGGAGCCCGCCCAGGAGACGACGACCGCCCGCAAGGTGCTGGCCGTCACGACCGCCCCGGGGGGTTTCGAGGGCGAGGGATTCCCGGTACGACGCGCGTTCGCCGGGATCAACTACCAGTACCTCGACCCGTTCATCATGATGGACCAGATGGGTGAGGTGGAGTACGCGCCGGGCGAGCCCAAGGGCACCCCCTGGCACCCCCACCGCGGCTTCGAGACCGTCACCTACCTGATCGACGGAACCTTCGTCCACCAGGACAGCAACGGCGGCGGCGGAGTCATCAACGGCGGCGACACCCAGTGGATGACCGCCGGGTCCGGCCTCCTGCACATCGAGGCCCCGCCGGAGGCCCTCGTCGTGTCCGGCGGGCTCTTCCACGGCCTCCAGCTGTGGGTGAACCTCCCGGCCTCCGACAAGATGATGCCCCCGCGCTACCAGGACATCGGCGGCGGCCAGGTCCAGCTGCTCTCCACCCCGGACGGCGGCGCCCTGCTCCGGGTGATCGCCGGCGAGCTGGACGGCCACCAGGGCCCCGGCATCACCCACACCCCGATCACGATGATCCACGCGACGGTCACCCCCGGCGCGCGGCTCACCCTCCCCTGGCGCGAGGACTTCAACGCCCTGGCGTACGTACTGGCCGGGCGCGGCTCGGTCGGCGAGGACCGCAGGCCGATCCACACCGGGCAGACCGCGGTCTTCGGCGAGGGCGGCTCGCTGACCCTGCGGGCGGACGAGGCCCAGGACTCCAACGCCCCGGACCTGGAGATCGTCCTGCTCGGCGGACGTCCGATCCGGGAGCCGATGGCGCACTACGGGCCGTTCGTGATGAACAGCAAGCACGAGCTGCAGCAGGCGTTCGACGACTTCCAGGCCGGCCGCCTGGGCCGCATCCCCACCACCGCCCGCACCGGCCTCGGCCACCGCGGCACGGGCGAGGCGGCGCAGGACTGA
- a CDS encoding DUF397 domain-containing protein, translating into MANRHVDLSSARWRKSSYSNTDGGVCVEVADGLVGIVPVRDSKVQDGPVLVIGATAWAGFVEGLKGH; encoded by the coding sequence ATGGCAAACAGACACGTTGACTTGAGCTCTGCGCGCTGGCGCAAGAGCAGTTACAGCAATACCGACGGCGGAGTGTGCGTCGAGGTCGCTGACGGCCTGGTCGGGATCGTCCCGGTCCGGGATTCCAAGGTGCAGGACGGGCCCGTCCTGGTGATCGGGGCCACCGCATGGGCGGGCTTCGTCGAGGGGCTGAAGGGCCACTGA
- a CDS encoding helix-turn-helix transcriptional regulator, whose protein sequence is MAASKDIDGSVSVPAFYGKELRWRREGAGLTLQQAVEGSFYGVSYLSEIEHGRRRMPLDLAQHVDRVLRADGFFERRCEDVRKARTIGQAKYAERVLEAEQLAETIDEWCPIVLPGVLQTEAYMRALFRAERPLEPLDETDVKVNARLGRARLFEDDQRAAEYWVILHESLLRLPVLPPEGMADQLDRVTTLGRRRRVVPQILPWNAGAHPFMSAGTVLILTFGDAPPLVYTESLHSGVTIDDPAIVKRYRRSYDLLRAAALPPEVSLAMIEAAAEDFRNGKQTR, encoded by the coding sequence ATGGCCGCGAGCAAGGACATTGACGGCTCGGTGAGCGTGCCGGCCTTCTACGGCAAGGAGTTGCGCTGGCGGCGCGAGGGGGCGGGGCTCACGCTCCAACAGGCCGTCGAGGGCAGCTTCTACGGGGTCAGCTACCTGAGCGAGATCGAGCACGGTCGGCGGCGCATGCCTCTGGACCTGGCGCAGCACGTGGACCGGGTCCTGAGGGCGGACGGGTTCTTCGAGCGCCGGTGCGAGGACGTGCGCAAGGCGCGGACCATCGGTCAGGCCAAGTATGCCGAGAGGGTTCTGGAGGCTGAGCAGCTGGCGGAAACGATCGATGAGTGGTGCCCGATTGTGCTTCCGGGCGTACTGCAGACCGAGGCGTACATGCGGGCGCTCTTCCGGGCGGAACGCCCCCTGGAGCCTTTGGACGAGACCGACGTGAAGGTCAACGCCCGATTGGGGCGGGCACGTCTCTTCGAGGACGACCAGAGGGCGGCGGAGTACTGGGTGATCCTCCATGAATCGCTGCTACGGCTGCCGGTGCTTCCGCCGGAAGGGATGGCGGACCAGCTCGACCGCGTCACCACCCTGGGGCGGCGGCGGCGAGTCGTTCCACAGATCCTTCCGTGGAACGCTGGAGCGCATCCCTTCATGTCGGCCGGTACCGTCCTCATCTTGACCTTCGGTGACGCTCCTCCGCTCGTCTATACGGAGTCTCTGCACAGCGGTGTCACCATCGATGATCCGGCCATCGTGAAGCGCTACCGAAGGTCGTACGATCTTTTGAGGGCTGCCGCGCTGCCGCCAGAGGTGTCCCTCGCCATGATCGAGGCGGCCGCAGAGGACTTCCGAAATGGCAAACAGACACGTTGA
- a CDS encoding SpoIIE family protein phosphatase, with translation MRTEDVLAAIATGLWRWDNASGTVTLDGEAARLLGLPAEPVALPEVAVRSRFHPVDWNEINGIVNLAVAEGTLAEARLRIMDEDGRVLRTVRSRSKPLENRSPDGRVDYELIGTIQEIAEAQPGTTAVHTPITGDWRRSREAFLLDAGRALAEARSTSEVLRVAASLSMPGFIPDGLAVFGVAGTRLSIIGHHGHDVGDEGPFADMPVDTDYPAAEVVRTGRAIYLPSPEDYKRRFPATWPLAQRFDRISWAFLPLIVAGRTMGAWMAAFKHPVSFSPDERSVLTTVARMLAQALQRAGVAESERELTTGLQRSMMPQLGPEIPGMTIAARYVPTGGGLQVGGDWYDMIPLPSGRFALVIGDVQGHDVRAAGLMGQLRIAVRAYASEGHRPDAVLSRASRFLAGLCSEQDTGSDSGEDADFLSPRFATCLYVECDPQTGLLEVARAGHPDPAIRMTDGTVLMRPTAGGLPLGIVPDTDYPTTRFTLEPGETMMLCTDGLIETGGHDLDTGWARLRAILESETPDPQDSGPGHLETQHLERLADLLVQAVHGPSSHHTTGPLADRREDDIAVVLLCREGAGCGCESPLLHPSRPARRTMLTVAQAEPERVAGVRQQIRELLHDWADAEQVDAAVLMVSEMVTNVLVHTDGDALLMAQAVGELGSRRLRVEVADASDELPHKRQPGEMASSGRGVLLLEMLADLWGVDPRGEGKSTWFELVERSKPDSDPLD, from the coding sequence GTGCGCACAGAGGACGTCCTGGCCGCCATCGCGACCGGTTTGTGGCGATGGGACAACGCCTCCGGGACGGTCACCCTCGACGGCGAGGCCGCCCGGCTGCTCGGGCTGCCCGCCGAGCCCGTCGCGCTGCCCGAGGTCGCCGTGCGCTCCCGCTTCCACCCGGTGGACTGGAACGAGATCAACGGCATCGTGAACCTCGCGGTCGCCGAGGGCACCCTCGCCGAGGCCCGGCTGCGGATCATGGACGAGGACGGGCGGGTGCTACGCACCGTACGGAGCCGCTCGAAGCCGCTGGAGAACCGCAGCCCGGACGGCCGCGTCGACTACGAGCTGATCGGCACCATCCAGGAGATCGCCGAGGCGCAGCCCGGCACCACGGCCGTGCACACCCCGATCACCGGCGACTGGCGCCGCTCGCGCGAGGCGTTCCTGCTCGACGCCGGGCGGGCGCTGGCCGAGGCCCGCTCCACCTCCGAGGTGCTGCGGGTGGCGGCCTCGCTGTCGATGCCCGGCTTCATCCCCGACGGGCTGGCCGTCTTCGGCGTGGCCGGCACCCGGCTGTCGATCATCGGGCACCACGGGCACGACGTGGGGGACGAGGGTCCCTTCGCGGACATGCCGGTGGACACGGACTATCCGGCCGCGGAGGTCGTCCGTACCGGCCGGGCGATCTACCTCCCCAGCCCCGAGGACTACAAACGGCGCTTCCCGGCCACCTGGCCGCTCGCCCAGCGCTTCGACCGGATCTCCTGGGCCTTCCTGCCGCTGATCGTCGCCGGGCGGACCATGGGCGCCTGGATGGCCGCGTTCAAGCACCCGGTGTCCTTCTCGCCCGACGAGCGGTCCGTCCTGACGACCGTGGCCCGGATGCTCGCGCAGGCCCTCCAGCGGGCCGGTGTGGCCGAATCCGAGCGGGAACTCACCACCGGCCTGCAACGGTCGATGATGCCCCAGCTGGGCCCCGAGATCCCGGGCATGACGATCGCCGCCCGCTACGTGCCGACCGGCGGCGGGCTCCAGGTCGGCGGCGACTGGTACGACATGATCCCGCTGCCGTCGGGACGGTTCGCGCTGGTCATCGGCGACGTGCAGGGCCACGACGTCCGGGCGGCCGGGCTCATGGGCCAACTGCGGATCGCGGTGCGCGCGTACGCCTCGGAGGGCCACCGGCCGGACGCGGTGCTCTCCCGGGCCTCCCGCTTCCTGGCGGGGCTGTGCTCGGAGCAGGACACGGGCTCGGACTCCGGCGAGGACGCCGACTTCCTGAGCCCGCGCTTCGCGACCTGCCTGTACGTGGAGTGCGATCCGCAGACCGGACTGCTGGAGGTGGCCCGCGCCGGGCACCCCGACCCGGCGATCCGGATGACGGACGGCACGGTCCTGATGCGGCCCACGGCGGGCGGACTGCCGCTGGGCATCGTGCCGGACACCGACTATCCGACGACGCGCTTCACCCTGGAGCCCGGCGAGACGATGATGCTGTGCACCGACGGGCTCATCGAGACGGGCGGGCACGACCTCGACACGGGCTGGGCGCGGCTGCGGGCGATCCTGGAGTCGGAGACCCCCGATCCGCAGGACTCCGGTCCCGGCCACCTGGAGACCCAGCACCTCGAAAGACTCGCGGACCTGCTGGTCCAGGCGGTCCACGGCCCGTCCTCGCACCACACCACCGGACCGCTGGCCGACCGGCGCGAGGACGACATAGCCGTGGTCCTGCTGTGCCGCGAGGGCGCGGGCTGCGGCTGCGAGAGCCCGCTGCTGCACCCTTCGCGCCCGGCCCGGCGCACCATGCTCACCGTCGCGCAGGCGGAGCCGGAGCGGGTCGCGGGCGTGCGCCAGCAGATCCGGGAGCTGCTGCACGACTGGGCGGACGCGGAGCAGGTCGACGCGGCGGTGCTGATGGTCTCCGAAATGGTGACGAACGTACTGGTCCACACGGACGGGGACGCGCTGCTGATGGCGCAGGCGGTCGGCGAGCTCGGCTCGCGCCGGCTGCGGGTGGAGGTGGCGGACGCCTCCGACGAGCTGCCGCACAAGCGGCAGCCGGGTGAGATGGCGTCGAGCGGGCGGGGCGTGCTCCTGCTGGAGATGCTGGCGGACCTCTGGGGCGTCGACCCGCGCGGCGAGGGCAAGTCCACCTGGTTCGAGCTGGTGGAGCGCTCGAAACCCGATTCCGACCCGCTGGACTGA
- a CDS encoding SseB family protein, which translates to MYGYDQNVSAGQQQQYAQPQQGYAPPLYPEPSPPSLADAVRAFTTGSLSAEDFQQIFASSKVYCPRGETPGFLALHNTQQPVIPMFTTLKELRRYAGKESKYFVITGAEVIDLLPTGYGFVLDMEGDHRMVFDAKAVEQMVDYAMRRMYG; encoded by the coding sequence ATGTACGGCTACGACCAGAACGTGAGCGCAGGGCAGCAGCAGCAATACGCGCAGCCCCAGCAGGGCTACGCGCCGCCGCTGTACCCCGAGCCCTCGCCGCCCTCCCTCGCGGACGCGGTGCGCGCCTTCACGACCGGGTCGCTGTCCGCCGAGGACTTCCAGCAGATCTTCGCCTCCTCGAAGGTCTACTGCCCGCGCGGCGAGACCCCGGGCTTCCTGGCGCTGCACAACACGCAGCAGCCGGTCATCCCGATGTTCACCACGCTCAAGGAGCTCCGCCGGTACGCCGGCAAGGAGTCCAAGTACTTCGTGATCACCGGCGCCGAGGTGATCGACCTGCTGCCCACCGGCTACGGCTTCGTCCTCGACATGGAGGGCGACCACCGGATGGTCTTCGACGCGAAGGCGGTCGAGCAGATGGTCGACTACGCCATGCGCCGCATGTACGGCTGA
- a CDS encoding helix-turn-helix domain-containing protein, whose product MLRVHFEAEDLFNVTFASEPLPLVELALALVAAQRTDEQAVFGRWRSLAAQQLPGRVRPLFDLLRPDGDNPHFVEPYARSLEEGLTVIRDRVPFLTPEGLTRAATRAPGSPSWLRALWSQDREAWDQLDTAIRSAYEVLIAPQWPRIRQSFQADVAWRTRLLAAHGIKACLASTHPAADWSGTVFEVGRPPDYEVRLGGRGLVLMPSPFWTGRPLLDDHPDGTYVLLYPAMTPLPLVSPERADGALDALLGRTRAAVLQLLIQQRTTSELARDLDISLPSVSEHTRTLRAAGLITTARDGKAVLHSATALGVDLLHSGA is encoded by the coding sequence ATGCTGCGCGTGCACTTCGAGGCCGAGGACCTCTTCAACGTCACCTTCGCGAGCGAGCCGCTGCCCCTCGTGGAGCTGGCCCTCGCGCTCGTCGCCGCGCAGCGCACGGACGAGCAGGCGGTTTTCGGCCGTTGGCGCAGCCTCGCAGCCCAGCAGCTGCCGGGCCGGGTGCGGCCGCTGTTCGACCTGCTGCGGCCCGACGGGGACAACCCGCACTTCGTGGAGCCGTACGCGCGCAGCCTGGAGGAGGGCCTCACCGTCATCCGGGACCGGGTGCCCTTCCTCACCCCCGAGGGGCTGACCCGCGCCGCCACCCGCGCACCCGGCTCCCCGTCGTGGCTGCGTGCCCTCTGGAGCCAGGACCGGGAGGCCTGGGACCAGCTGGACACCGCGATCCGGTCCGCGTACGAGGTGCTCATCGCCCCGCAGTGGCCGCGGATCCGCCAGTCCTTCCAGGCGGACGTGGCCTGGCGGACCCGGCTGCTGGCCGCCCACGGGATCAAGGCCTGCCTGGCGAGCACGCACCCCGCGGCCGACTGGTCGGGCACCGTCTTCGAGGTGGGCCGGCCGCCGGACTACGAGGTCCGGCTCGGCGGGCGCGGGCTGGTGCTGATGCCCTCGCCGTTCTGGACGGGCCGCCCGCTGCTGGACGACCACCCGGACGGGACGTACGTACTCCTCTACCCCGCGATGACCCCGCTGCCGCTGGTGTCCCCGGAGCGGGCGGACGGCGCGCTGGACGCGCTGCTGGGGCGGACGCGGGCAGCCGTCCTCCAGCTGCTGATCCAGCAGCGGACCACGTCCGAGCTGGCCCGGGACCTCGACATCAGCCTGCCCTCGGTCTCGGAGCACACCCGCACCCTGCGCGCGGCCGGCCTGATCACCACGGCCCGCGACGGCAAGGCGGTCCTGCACTCCGCGACGGCGCTGGGCGTGGACCTCCTGCACAGCGGCGCCTGA
- a CDS encoding NAD(P)-dependent oxidoreductase, with product MTHTKSVLLAGASGVFGRHIAEELTAAGHTVLGLGRGAGNAVVADLMDREGLLRAVDGLEVDTVVHAATALARTPMRHRDMTATDALRVAGTAHLLEAARAVGARRVIAESMAFGYGYRDFGDRVVTEEDVFGPTGLDAHSQRHVDAMRYKEETVLAADGIEGVALRFGLFYGPGGTEALLAPLRRRALPAVADRGRVLPWVQLRDAARAVALAVGGGRPGQAYNIVDDTPTGFGAHVSAVAAAFGAPRPVAVPAWLTRPMPYAHKMFTTSLRLSNAKAAAELGWTPRYASCAEGLAAMAG from the coding sequence ATGACTCACACCAAGAGCGTGCTGCTGGCAGGGGCGAGCGGGGTCTTCGGGCGCCACATCGCCGAGGAGCTCACCGCGGCGGGCCACACCGTCCTGGGTCTGGGACGGGGCGCCGGGAACGCGGTGGTGGCGGACCTGATGGACCGGGAGGGCCTGCTGCGGGCCGTGGACGGGCTGGAGGTCGACACGGTCGTGCACGCGGCCACCGCGCTCGCCAGGACGCCGATGCGGCACCGGGACATGACCGCGACCGACGCGCTGCGGGTGGCGGGGACCGCCCACCTGCTTGAGGCGGCCCGGGCGGTCGGAGCCCGGCGGGTGATCGCCGAGTCGATGGCGTTCGGCTACGGCTACCGCGACTTCGGCGACCGCGTGGTCACGGAGGAGGACGTCTTCGGCCCGACCGGCCTGGACGCGCACTCCCAGCGGCACGTGGACGCCATGCGGTACAAGGAGGAGACGGTCCTGGCGGCCGACGGGATCGAGGGCGTAGCGCTGCGGTTCGGCCTGTTCTACGGGCCCGGCGGCACCGAGGCGCTGCTGGCACCGCTGCGCAGGCGCGCGCTCCCGGCGGTCGCCGACCGGGGCCGGGTGCTGCCGTGGGTCCAGCTGCGGGACGCGGCGCGCGCGGTGGCGCTGGCGGTCGGGGGCGGGCGGCCGGGGCAGGCGTACAACATCGTGGACGACACCCCGACGGGCTTCGGCGCGCACGTGAGCGCGGTCGCCGCCGCGTTCGGCGCCCCCCGGCCGGTCGCGGTCCCGGCCTGGCTGACCCGGCCGATGCCGTACGCGCACAAGATGTTCACCACCAGCCTGCGGCTCTCCAACGCGAAGGCCGCGGCCGAGCTGGGCTGGACCCCGCGGTACGCGTCCTGCGCCGAGGGCCTCGCCGCGATGGCCGGTTGA
- a CDS encoding RNA polymerase sigma-70 factor, whose translation MTITTDPEQDPFTEHRRLLFATAYRMLGTVTDAEDVVQDAWLTWNRADRTGVRHPKAYLVRTVTNLSLNRLTSARATREEYVGPWLPEPLAASPDIAEGSELAESVSTAMLVVLETLSPAERVVFVLHEVFGYAHGEIAGFLDRPEATVRQISHRARAHVQARRPRFDTDGARRREVTARFMDACAGGDLNAVMELLAPEVTAWSDGGGKVTASHHPLHGPTQVARWLLRVMAQAKTAGAAVTTAVVNGELGVLCLLADAPVGALTFDLEDDLLRNLRFQVNPDKLTGLIRPDFPARTTKTEDPR comes from the coding sequence ATGACGATCACGACTGACCCGGAGCAGGACCCCTTCACCGAGCACCGGCGGCTGCTGTTCGCCACCGCCTACCGGATGCTGGGGACGGTCACCGACGCGGAGGACGTGGTCCAGGACGCCTGGCTCACCTGGAACAGGGCGGACCGCACCGGGGTGCGCCACCCGAAGGCCTACCTGGTCCGGACGGTGACCAACCTGTCCCTGAACCGGCTGACCTCGGCGCGGGCCACGCGCGAGGAGTACGTCGGCCCGTGGCTGCCGGAACCGTTGGCGGCCTCGCCCGACATCGCGGAGGGCAGCGAGCTGGCCGAGAGCGTCTCGACGGCGATGCTGGTCGTGCTGGAGACCCTGTCCCCCGCGGAGCGCGTGGTGTTCGTGCTGCACGAGGTGTTCGGGTACGCCCACGGGGAGATAGCCGGGTTCCTGGACCGGCCGGAGGCCACGGTCCGGCAGATCTCGCACCGGGCGCGCGCCCACGTACAGGCCCGCCGGCCGCGCTTCGACACCGACGGCGCCCGGCGCCGGGAGGTCACCGCGCGGTTCATGGACGCCTGCGCCGGCGGCGACCTGAACGCCGTCATGGAGCTGCTCGCCCCCGAGGTCACGGCGTGGTCGGACGGCGGCGGCAAGGTCACCGCCTCCCACCACCCGCTGCACGGCCCCACCCAGGTGGCCCGCTGGCTGCTGCGGGTCATGGCGCAGGCGAAGACGGCGGGCGCCGCCGTCACCACGGCCGTCGTCAACGGCGAGCTCGGCGTCCTGTGCCTGCTGGCGGACGCGCCCGTGGGCGCGCTCACCTTCGACCTGGAGGACGACCTCCTGCGCAACCTCCGCTTCCAGGTCAACCCGGACAAGCTGACCGGCCTGATCCGGCCAGACTTCCCCGCACGGACGACGAAGACAGAGGACCCCCGATGA
- the aspS gene encoding aspartate--tRNA ligase codes for MHRYRSHTCGELRASDVASDVRLSGWLHNRRDLGGILFIDLRDHYGITQLVARPGTAANEALSSVTKETVVRIDGKVVSRGADNVNPELATGDVEVEVTAVEVLGASAPLPFTINTDDGVNEERRLEYRFLDLRRERMHRNIMLRSAVIASIRSKMVALGFNEMATPILTATSPEGARDFVVPSRLNPGKFYALPQAPQQFKQLLMISGFDRYFQIAPCFRDEDARADRSPGEFYQLDVEMSFVEQEDVFQPIERLMTEIFTEFGKGRAVTSPFPRIPFRESMLKYGNDKPDLRSKLELVDITDVFEGSEFKAFAGKHVRALAVPDTAGQPRKFFDGLGEYAISLGAKGLAWVRVGEDGALTGPIAKFLTEENVKVLTERLGLAAGHAVFFGAGEFDEVSKIMAGVRVEASKRAGQFEEDVFRFCWIVDFPMYEKDEETGKIDFSHNPFSMPQGGMKDLEEKDPLDILAWQYDIVCNGIELSSGAIRNHEPEVMLKAFEIAGYEAETVEREFAGMLRAFRLGAPPHGGIAPGVDRIVMLLADEPNIRETIAFPLNGNAQDLMMGAPTVLEESRLRELNIALRKPVETKPADAKPVAEAVHPDAAR; via the coding sequence ATGCATCGGTACAGGTCCCACACGTGCGGCGAGCTTCGTGCCTCCGACGTCGCCTCCGACGTCCGGCTGAGTGGCTGGCTGCACAATCGTCGAGACCTGGGCGGCATCCTCTTCATCGATCTGCGTGACCACTACGGCATCACGCAGCTCGTCGCCCGTCCCGGCACCGCCGCGAACGAGGCGCTCAGCAGCGTCACCAAGGAGACCGTCGTCCGCATCGACGGCAAGGTCGTCTCCCGCGGCGCGGACAACGTCAACCCCGAGCTCGCCACCGGCGACGTCGAGGTCGAGGTCACCGCGGTCGAGGTGCTCGGCGCCTCCGCCCCGCTGCCCTTCACCATCAACACCGACGACGGGGTGAACGAGGAGCGGCGCCTGGAGTACCGCTTCCTCGACCTGCGCCGCGAGCGCATGCACCGCAACATCATGCTGCGCTCGGCCGTCATCGCCTCCATCCGCTCCAAGATGGTGGCCCTCGGCTTCAACGAGATGGCGACCCCGATCCTCACCGCGACCTCCCCCGAGGGCGCCCGTGACTTCGTGGTGCCGTCCCGCCTGAACCCGGGCAAGTTCTACGCGCTCCCGCAGGCGCCGCAGCAGTTCAAGCAGCTGCTGATGATCTCCGGCTTCGACCGGTACTTCCAGATCGCGCCCTGCTTCCGCGACGAGGACGCCCGTGCCGACCGCTCGCCGGGCGAGTTCTACCAGCTCGACGTCGAGATGTCCTTCGTCGAGCAGGAGGACGTCTTCCAGCCGATCGAGCGGCTGATGACGGAGATCTTCACCGAGTTCGGCAAGGGCCGCGCGGTCACCTCGCCCTTCCCGCGGATCCCGTTCCGCGAGTCGATGCTCAAGTACGGCAACGACAAGCCCGACCTGCGCTCCAAGCTGGAGCTCGTCGACATCACCGACGTGTTCGAGGGCTCGGAGTTCAAGGCGTTCGCCGGCAAGCACGTGCGTGCCCTGGCCGTCCCGGACACCGCCGGCCAGCCGCGCAAGTTCTTCGACGGCCTCGGCGAGTACGCGATCTCGCTGGGCGCCAAGGGCCTGGCCTGGGTCCGCGTGGGCGAGGACGGCGCGCTGACCGGCCCGATCGCCAAGTTCCTCACCGAGGAGAACGTCAAGGTCCTCACCGAGCGCCTCGGCCTGGCCGCCGGCCACGCCGTGTTCTTCGGCGCGGGCGAGTTCGACGAGGTCTCCAAGATCATGGCGGGCGTCCGCGTCGAGGCGTCCAAGCGCGCCGGGCAGTTCGAGGAGGACGTCTTCCGGTTCTGCTGGATCGTCGACTTCCCGATGTACGAGAAGGACGAGGAGACCGGCAAGATCGACTTCTCCCACAACCCGTTCTCCATGCCGCAGGGCGGCATGAAGGACCTGGAGGAGAAGGACCCGCTCGACATCCTGGCGTGGCAGTACGACATCGTCTGCAACGGCATCGAGCTGTCCTCCGGCGCCATCCGCAACCACGAGCCCGAGGTCATGCTGAAGGCCTTCGAGATCGCGGGCTACGAGGCGGAGACCGTCGAGCGCGAGTTCGCGGGCATGCTCCGCGCGTTCCGCCTCGGCGCCCCGCCGCACGGTGGCATCGCCCCGGGCGTCGACCGCATCGTGATGCTGCTGGCCGACGAGCCGAACATCCGCGAGACCATCGCCTTCCCGCTGAACGGCAACGCCCAGGACCTGATGATGGGCGCGCCCACCGTCCTGGAGGAGTCCCGCCTGCGCGAGCTGAACATCGCGCTGCGCAAGCCGGTGGAGACGAAGCCGGCCGACGCCAAGCCGGTCGCGGAGGCGGTCCACCCGGACGCCGCGCGCTAG
- a CDS encoding AI-2E family transporter has product MPTSLLPEPVRRVAAWCLVVLLVAAVLALFVWLCTVFRTVVTPVLLAVLGTALLGPLHRRLVGMKVNRSLAAALTCLAVVAVVGGASYVVVLALIETGDQIIDSLKRAGKGLADHFGALGTSVEDIAENSKDLLTKFGGTAASGVVAGLSVVGTMIATALLALVLIFFFLRDSHRAVGTLRSMVPSSAGDPMEAMGRRAYGAVEGFMRGTTFVALVDAVLIGAGLLVLDVPGAVGLAALVFVTAYIPYLGAFLSGAVAVLVALADRGWVIGLWALGLVLAVQMIEGYVLQPLVQSRTVQMHPAVVMLAITAGASVAGILGMLLAVPLTAAVFGIISELRTRYETGPAQVPPTA; this is encoded by the coding sequence GTGCCGACTTCCCTGCTGCCCGAGCCCGTGCGCCGAGTCGCCGCCTGGTGCCTCGTCGTCCTCCTCGTCGCCGCCGTGCTGGCCCTCTTCGTATGGCTGTGCACCGTCTTTAGGACGGTCGTCACGCCCGTCCTGCTCGCCGTGCTCGGCACGGCCCTGCTCGGGCCGCTGCACCGGCGGCTGGTCGGCATGAAGGTCAACCGCTCGCTCGCCGCGGCCCTCACCTGCCTGGCCGTGGTCGCGGTGGTCGGCGGGGCCTCGTACGTCGTCGTCCTCGCGCTCATCGAGACCGGCGACCAGATCATCGACTCCCTGAAGCGGGCCGGCAAGGGCCTCGCGGACCACTTCGGGGCGCTCGGGACCTCCGTCGAGGACATCGCCGAGAACTCCAAGGACCTGCTCACCAAGTTCGGCGGCACGGCCGCCTCCGGCGTGGTCGCGGGGCTCAGCGTGGTCGGGACGATGATCGCGACGGCCCTGCTGGCCCTGGTCCTGATCTTCTTCTTCCTCCGCGACTCCCACCGGGCCGTGGGAACGCTGCGCTCCATGGTGCCGAGCAGCGCGGGCGACCCGATGGAGGCGATGGGGCGGCGCGCCTACGGGGCCGTCGAGGGCTTCATGCGCGGGACCACCTTCGTGGCCCTGGTCGACGCCGTGCTGATCGGCGCGGGCCTGCTGGTCCTGGACGTGCCGGGCGCCGTGGGCCTGGCCGCCCTGGTGTTCGTCACCGCCTACATCCCCTACCTCGGCGCCTTCCTCTCCGGCGCCGTGGCGGTCCTCGTCGCCCTCGCCGACCGGGGCTGGGTGATCGGCCTGTGGGCGCTGGGCCTGGTGCTGGCGGTCCAGATGATCGAGGGGTACGTGCTCCAGCCCCTGGTGCAGAGCCGCACGGTGCAGATGCATCCGGCGGTGGTCATGCTCGCGATCACCGCCGGGGCGAGCGTCGCCGGCATCCTGGGGATGCTGCTCGCCGTGCCGCTGACCGCGGCCGTCTTCGGGATCATCTCCGAACTGCGCACCCGGTACGAGACGGGTCCGGCGCAGGTCCCCCCGACCGCCTGA